Proteins co-encoded in one Salvia splendens isolate huo1 chromosome 4, SspV2, whole genome shotgun sequence genomic window:
- the LOC121801645 gene encoding dof zinc finger protein DOF2.4-like yields MVFSSIPAYLDPSSWNQNYLQQQNHQIAASTTASNPLLPPPPQPHGGGGSIRPGSMAERARMANIPMPETSLKCPRCESTNTKFCYFNNYSLSQPRHFCKACRRYWTRGGALRTVPVGGGCRRNKRSKSSTSKSTPTSDKMTDNLGLTPPPPPVRFMSPLPHFTDNFTSDMNLNYIGIAASAVATSEMSNLLGIEQFPLLGGLDASSYQFQGGDFSQVRPKSSSPLVKMEENPEHGLIYEQWNGPTAASWTDLCSSSTSNPL; encoded by the exons ATGGTTTTTTCTTCAATTCCTGCTTATCTTGATCCATCCAGCTGGAATCag AATTATTTGCAGCAACAAAATCATCAAATAGCTGCAAGCACCACCGCCTCCAACCCTTTACTCCCACCGCCGCCTCAGCCACATGGAGGAGGTGGCTCAATCCGGCCCGGTTCGATGGCGGAGCGAGCTCGGATGGCCAACATACCGATGCCGGAAACATCCCTGAAATGCCCTCGCTGCGAATCCACAAACACAAAATTCTGCTACTTCAACAACTACAGCCTCTCTCAGCCGCGCCACTTCTGCAAGGCCTGCCGCCGCTACTGGACCCGCGGAGGCGCCCTGCGTACCGTCCCAGTTGGCGGCGGCTGCCGGAGAAACAAACGCAGCAAGTCGTCCACCTCCAAATCCACACCTACCAGCGACAAAATGACTGATAATTTAGGCCTAACGCCGCCTCCCCCACCGGTCCGCTTCATGTCTCCTCTGCCCCACTTCACCGACAACTTCACCTCCGACATGAACTTGAATTACATCGGGATAGCAGCCTCCGCAGTCGCAACAAGTGAGATGAGTAATTTACTAGGCATTGAGCAATTCCCTTTGTTGGGCGGTCTTGATGCATCATCGTACCAGTTTCAGGGCGGAGATTTCAGCCAGGTGAGGCCCAAATCGTCTAGCCCGCTAGTGAAAATGGAGGAAAATCCAGAGCACGGCCTAATATATGAGCAGTGGAATGGCCCGACCGCGGCTAGCTGGACAGATCTTTGCTCTTCTTCCACAAGCAATCCATTGTAG
- the LOC121800763 gene encoding uncharacterized protein LOC121800763, with protein MMQGKATGYQHKDKLMLDEDKFRNLSMLERSTIRKVASKMEVSKTTIDRFLKSNQLKPHTSSIKPTLTETNKIARMKWCLSHIQLTLAEGKLLYHSMHNIVHIDEKWFYMTKTSDRYYLLPDEDVPYRSCKSKRFITKVMFMAAVSRPLCRPDGEIIFDGKIGLFPFTEQIPAQRSSKNWPKGTLETKPIQSITKEVMTACLLNQIIPTIKAKWPANASKKIFTQQDNNKPHLRAANQQFESLASTDGAIQSLQDDKMATSVDDLLRNVFTSFEELSPQTLNRVIILQSCLTAILQVEEGLVRESLKYLKLPENNTGDTYDIGRLNHALGY; from the exons ATGATGCAAGGCAAAGCAACAggttatcaacacaaagataaaCTCATGTTAGATGAAGACAAGTTTAGAAACCTGTCCATGCTTGAGAGATCAACCATAAGGAAGGTTGCTTCTAAGATGGAAGTAAGCAAGACAACAATTGATAGATTTCTTAAGAGTAATCAGTTGAAACCTCACACAAGTTCTATCAAGCCTACACTTACTGAAACCAACAAAATTGCAAGGATGAAATGGTGTCTTTCTCATATTCAGCTAACACTAGCTGAAGGTAAACTTCTTTACCATTCAATGCACAACATTGTTCATATTGACGAGAAATGGTTCTACATGACAAAGACATCAGATAGATACTACCTTTTGCCGGATGAAGATGTGCCATACAGGTCTTGTAAGTCCAAGAGATTCATCACTAAAGTGATGTTCATGGCTGCTGTCAGTAGGCCACTTTGTAGGCCTGATGGAGAAATCATATTCGATGGTAAAATAGGCTTATTTCCATTCACAGAACAAATACCAGCCCAAAGAAGTTCAAAGAACTGGCCAAAAGGGACACTTGAGACAAAGCCTATTCAATCAATTACCAAGGAAGTCATGACAGCTTGTCTCCTAAACCAG ATTATACCAACAATCAAGGCCAAATGGCCAGCCAATGCAAGCAAGAAGATTTTCACACAGCAAGATAATAACAAACCTCACCTTAGAGCTGCTAATCAACAGTTTGAGTCACTTGCTAGTACTGATGG GGCAATACAGTCACTTCAAGATGACAAGATGGCCACAAGTGTAGATGACTTGCTTAGGAATGTGTTTACCTCATTTGAAGAACTctcaccacagactctgaataGAGTCATCATATTGCAAAGCTGTTTGACAGCAATATTACAA GTTGAAGAGGGTTTGGTGAGAGAGAGCTTGAAGTATCTAAAGCTGCCTGAAAACAACACTGGGGACACATATGACATAGGGCGGCTTAACCATGCTTTAGGGTACTAG